A region of Dermochelys coriacea isolate rDerCor1 chromosome 1, rDerCor1.pri.v4, whole genome shotgun sequence DNA encodes the following proteins:
- the CAPS2 gene encoding calcyphosin-2 isoform X9 — translation MDLEVKGVAASPRGQAERSSRGKKLSQGWKPNIQATHGLRPAEVPCLDLGKLGSSDEEDGDSYIPYSKRFPCIGPPDSSSTVSWGTPLQTPYAQHHQTQQLARKHCWKKMELSLEQKTIPENLPSPTDKYKLKYQQYEAEMKEGYKQYSQRTAEKKKNNAQSQESSRKTAHKKDPQPEDRTDHDLTALDERALLQQCYTSKPYTMQHSIRKLEPEDVAAERRKQTVVEQVMVDQLSRAVISDPEQSTNISTYQRDWTFPDLGTAPLRFRKRTLHETKIRTRSALTENVLSNKLRFDGRILSRNGRDACRELIGFFFMYDRSLTVYEYRQFGKNRTNALPFIQKGVYSHQHGQRKGQQYDLSDFYVGANLTFLSCNLSLPESIKQNPILTLRVTNIDEAAMDILKTTSVGIKQDITQQEIDESRVFKVVQGLYT, via the exons ATGGATTTGGAGGTTAAAGGAGTTGCTGCATCTCCTAGAGGGCAAGCTGAGCGGTCATCAAGGGGGAAGAAACTTAGTCAG GGATGGAAACCAAATATACAAGCAACTCATGGCCTTCGTCCAGCTGA GGTGCCATGCCTTGATTTGGGCAAGCTGGGGTCTTCAGATGAAGAG GATGGAGATTCTTACATACCATACAGTAAGAGGTTTCCTTGCATTGGCCCTCCAGATTCATCTTCAACTGTTAGTTGGGGTACACCATTACAGACTCCTTATGCACAGCATCATCAGACACAACAG CTGGCTAGAAAACATTGTTGGAAGAAAATGGAG CTTTCTTTGGAGCAAAAGACAATACCAGAAAATCTGCCATCCCCAACAGACAAATACAAACTAAAATACCAGCAGTATGAAGCAGAAATGAAAGAGGGATATAAACAGTATTCTCAGAGaactgcagaaaagaaaaaaaacaatgccCAGTCTCAGGAATCTTCAAGAAAAACAGCACATAAAAAG GATCCACAGCCTGAAGACAGGACTGATCATGATCTTACGGCTCTTGATGAGAGAGCCCTCTTGCAGCAATGCTATACAAGCAAGCCCTACACAATGCAGCACAGCATAAGGAAGTTAGAACCT GAGGATGTAGCTGCAGAGAGGAGAAAGCAAACTGTAGTAGAGCAAGTGATGGTGGATCAGTTATCTAG GGCTGTAATAAGTGACCCAGAGCAAAGTACAAATATCAGTACTTACCAGAGAGATTGGACCTTTCCAGATCTTGGAACAGCACCGTTGCGCTTTAGAAAAAGAACGTTACATGAAACAAa AATAAGGACCAGATCAGCATTAACTGAAAATGTGCTTTCTAATAAGTTACGCTTTGATGGCAGAATTCTATCAAG GAACGGGCGTGATGCTTGCAGAGAGCTGATTGGATTCTTTTTTATGTATGACAGATCTCTTACTGTATATGAGTATCGACAATTTGGAAAAAATAG AACAAATGCCCTACCTTTCATTCAGAAAGGAGTTTatagtcatcagcatggacaaaGAAAAGGACAACAATATGATCTTAGTGACTTTTATGTT GGTGCTAACCTGACTTTTCTGAGTTGCAATCTTAGCCTTCCAGAAAGTATTAAACAGAACCCAATACTTACCCTTCGTGTCACAAATATTGATGAAGCTGCAATGGATATTCTAAA